A single window of Sphingobacteriales bacterium DNA harbors:
- a CDS encoding rod shape-determining protein, giving the protein MGLFSFLNRDIAIDLGTANTIVIYKDQVVVDEPSIVAIDKKTEQIIAVGKKAQLMHEKTHANIETIRPLKDGVIAHFMAAEAMIRGFIAMIEDRNRFFSPSLTIVICIPSGVTEVEKRAVFESAEKAGARERYLIHEPMAAAIGIGLDVELPEGHMIIDIGGGTTDIAVIALSGIVTDQSIRVAGDDFNMDIIEYIKRQHNILIGERSAEQVKIHVGSALQDLENPPEDYAVHGRDLLTGIPKQITVSYSEIAGALDKSISKIEEAIMKALEGTPPELASDIYRKGLYLTGGGALLRGLDKRITLKTKLPVKVADDPLRAVARGTGIALKNRHRYTFLMS; this is encoded by the coding sequence ATGGGTTTATTTAGTTTTTTAAACAGAGATATTGCGATAGATTTGGGTACAGCCAATACTATTGTTATTTATAAAGATCAGGTAGTTGTAGACGAACCATCAATAGTAGCTATTGATAAGAAAACAGAGCAAATAATTGCAGTTGGAAAGAAGGCACAACTAATGCACGAGAAAACGCATGCAAATATTGAAACAATTAGACCATTGAAAGATGGCGTAATTGCACATTTCATGGCTGCAGAAGCAATGATTCGTGGATTTATTGCTATGATTGAAGATAGAAATAGATTTTTTAGTCCATCATTAACCATTGTAATTTGTATTCCATCTGGTGTTACTGAAGTAGAAAAAAGAGCCGTTTTTGAATCAGCAGAAAAAGCTGGAGCAAGAGAGCGTTATCTAATTCATGAACCAATGGCTGCTGCAATAGGTATAGGCTTAGATGTAGAATTACCAGAAGGACACATGATTATTGATATTGGTGGCGGAACAACAGATATTGCTGTAATTGCATTATCAGGTATTGTTACTGACCAATCTATTAGAGTTGCTGGAGATGATTTCAATATGGATATCATTGAATATATCAAAAGGCAACACAATATACTAATTGGTGAGCGTTCTGCTGAGCAAGTTAAAATACATGTTGGCTCTGCACTTCAAGATTTGGAAAATCCACCTGAAGATTATGCAGTACATGGTAGAGACTTACTAACAGGAATTCCAAAACAAATAACTGTATCCTATTCTGAAATTGCTGGAGCTTTAGACAAATCTATTTCAAAAATAGAAGAAGCTATTATGAAAGCATTGGAAGGTACGCCACCTGAGTTAGCATCAGATATCTATAGAAAAGGATTGTACCTTACTGGTGGTGGTGCATTATTAAGAGGTTTAGATAAGCGTATTACATTAAAAACTAAGTTGCCAGTAAAAGTTGCTGATGATCCACTTAGAGCTGTGGCTAGAGGAACAGGTATTGCTTTAAAAAACAGACATCGTTATACTTTCTTAATGAGCTAA
- a CDS encoding sulfotransferase, which produces MAKKEKEYEVKDHQLSITYIHVWLKLLWQNKISKNKYPMVFRITLFVILTQPFQWIQKILFHYKISKTDIHTVSPLFILGHWRSGTTHLHYILARDKQFAYLSNYQSFLLNVSLIGRTWLKVLLSPLMPNKRPQDNMKLTVDSPAEEEQPLSNHTTKAGIHIFFFPKNISYHEKYHLFKNIRPREKRKWKNDYTFLLKTIAYINDSKPLLLKNPHNTGRVNELLELFPNGKFVFIHRNPYETYQSMQHHYKKVLSTQFLQDFSQEEIHE; this is translated from the coding sequence ATGGCAAAAAAAGAGAAAGAATATGAAGTAAAAGACCATCAACTATCAATCACATATATTCATGTCTGGCTAAAATTACTATGGCAAAATAAAATAAGCAAAAATAAATACCCAATGGTGTTTAGAATTACTTTGTTTGTAATACTTACACAACCTTTTCAATGGATACAAAAAATACTATTTCATTACAAAATTAGCAAAACTGATATCCATACAGTTTCTCCACTTTTTATTTTAGGACATTGGCGCAGTGGTACCACTCATTTGCATTACATTTTAGCAAGAGACAAACAATTTGCTTACTTAAGTAATTATCAATCATTTTTATTAAATGTAAGTTTAATAGGCAGAACTTGGTTAAAAGTATTGCTTAGTCCATTAATGCCAAATAAAAGACCACAAGACAATATGAAACTTACTGTAGATTCTCCAGCTGAAGAAGAACAACCACTTTCCAATCACACAACAAAAGCTGGTATTCATATTTTCTTTTTTCCTAAAAATATTAGCTATCATGAGAAATATCATTTGTTTAAAAATATTAGACCAAGAGAAAAAAGGAAATGGAAAAATGACTATACATTCTTACTCAAAACAATTGCATACATAAATGATAGCAAACCACTTTTATTAAAAAATCCACACAATACAGGAAGAGTGAATGAACTATTAGAATTATTCCCAAATGGAAAATTTGTTTTTATTCACAGAAATCCATATGAAACGTATCAATCGATGCAACATCATTATAAAAAAGTTTTAAGCACACAATTTTTACAAGATTTTAGCCAAGAAGAAATTCATGAATGA
- the purH gene encoding bifunctional phosphoribosylaminoimidazolecarboxamide formyltransferase/IMP cyclohydrolase, translating into MKKIKSALISVYYKDGLDELIHTLAKQNTIFYSTGGTQKFIESLGYNVIPVENYTGFPEILDGRVKTLHPKIFGGILARRSFEKDIAQLNEHQISEIDLVIVDLYPFEETVKNTNDEAEIIKKIDIGGISLIRAAAKNYNDTTIIAQKNQYNILNQFLLKNDGSTSLEFRRELATQAFAVSSHYDTLIYKYLSNNSIDKSFKVSSLNNEVLRYGENPHQKGYFYGNLHEIFDILNGKTLSYNNLVDVDAAIRLISEFNEPTFAILKHTNACGVASRNTVVEAWKAALAGDPVSAFGGVLICNERIDLETATEIDKLFFEVLIAPSFDDDALEILCKKKNRIILKQKLFSFPDIQYKSLLNGTIVQDFDTNIVQKQALNVITKLAPNDNEIEDLLFANKIVKHLKSNTIVLAKNKQLLGMGCGQTSRVDALQQAILKANCFNFNLEGSVMASDAFFPFPDCVEIANNAGIKSVLQPGGSIKDQASVEYCDANNMAMVMTGMRHFKH; encoded by the coding sequence GTGAAAAAAATAAAATCAGCATTAATATCTGTGTATTACAAAGATGGATTAGATGAACTAATACATACTTTAGCTAAACAAAACACCATATTTTATTCAACTGGTGGAACTCAAAAATTTATAGAATCATTAGGTTACAATGTAATTCCTGTAGAAAACTATACTGGATTTCCAGAAATTCTTGATGGAAGAGTAAAAACACTACATCCAAAAATATTTGGTGGAATACTTGCTAGAAGAAGTTTTGAAAAAGACATTGCCCAACTTAATGAACACCAAATTTCTGAAATAGATTTAGTTATTGTTGATTTGTATCCTTTTGAAGAAACTGTGAAAAACACAAACGATGAAGCAGAGATTATTAAAAAAATTGATATAGGTGGAATTTCATTAATTAGAGCAGCTGCAAAAAACTACAATGATACGACTATAATTGCACAAAAAAATCAATACAATATTCTTAATCAATTTTTATTAAAAAATGATGGTTCTACTTCTTTAGAATTTAGAAGAGAACTTGCAACGCAAGCATTTGCAGTATCTTCACATTATGACACATTAATATATAAATATTTATCAAATAATAGTATTGACAAATCATTTAAAGTTAGTAGTTTAAATAATGAAGTACTTAGATATGGCGAAAATCCACATCAAAAAGGGTATTTCTATGGTAATCTTCATGAAATTTTTGATATATTAAATGGCAAAACATTATCGTATAATAATTTAGTAGATGTAGATGCTGCAATCAGACTAATATCAGAATTTAACGAACCCACTTTTGCAATTCTTAAACATACAAATGCTTGTGGTGTAGCCTCAAGAAATACTGTGGTAGAAGCATGGAAAGCGGCATTAGCTGGTGACCCAGTTTCAGCATTTGGTGGCGTATTAATATGCAATGAAAGAATTGATTTAGAAACAGCAACAGAAATTGATAAGTTATTTTTTGAAGTACTAATTGCACCATCATTTGATGATGATGCACTAGAAATTTTATGCAAGAAGAAAAATAGAATTATTCTAAAACAAAAATTATTTTCATTTCCAGATATTCAATATAAATCATTGCTGAATGGCACTATTGTTCAAGATTTTGACACAAATATTGTACAAAAACAAGCATTAAATGTTATTACAAAATTAGCACCTAATGATAATGAAATTGAAGATTTATTATTTGCAAATAAAATTGTAAAACATCTAAAATCAAATACCATTGTATTGGCAAAAAACAAGCAATTATTGGGTATGGGTTGCGGACAAACATCAAGAGTTGATGCTTTGCAACAAGCAATACTAAAGGCAAATTGTTTTAATTTCAATTTAGAAGGAAGCGTAATGGCATCTGATGCATTTTTCCCATTTCCAGATTGTGTAGAAATAGCAAATAATGCTGGGATAAAATCAGTGTTACAACCAGGTGGTTCTATTAAAGACCAAGCATCAGTAGAATATTGTGATGCAAACAATATGGCTATGGTAATGACTGGCATGAGACACTTTAAACACTAA
- a CDS encoding 50S ribosomal protein L25 — MQSITISGKARTQVGKKATKADRNDGNVPCVMYAGNEVVHFTSTMSSLRPLLFTPNFYKVLVDIDGTVTEALLKDVQQHPVTDDIMHLDFIKLIPGAKIYAEIPIKIVGSSPGVKEGGKLLVKVRKLKVRATAETLKEVIEVDISSLKLGQSTKVKDLPDQGFQILNSPSIPLASIEIPRALRSAATAAAKTDGKKK; from the coding sequence ATGCAATCGATTACCATTAGCGGAAAAGCAAGAACACAGGTAGGCAAAAAAGCAACAAAAGCCGACAGAAATGATGGCAATGTTCCATGTGTTATGTATGCGGGAAACGAGGTGGTGCACTTCACCTCAACAATGTCTTCTTTAAGACCATTATTATTCACACCAAACTTTTACAAAGTATTGGTAGACATTGATGGTACAGTAACAGAAGCATTATTAAAAGATGTGCAACAACACCCAGTTACGGATGATATCATGCACCTAGACTTTATTAAATTAATTCCAGGCGCAAAAATTTATGCAGAGATTCCAATCAAAATCGTTGGTAGTTCTCCAGGTGTTAAAGAAGGTGGTAAATTACTAGTAAAAGTTAGAAAATTAAAAGTAAGAGCTACAGCAGAAACATTAAAAGAAGTAATTGAAGTAGATATTTCATCTCTTAAATTAGGTCAATCTACAAAAGTAAAAGATTTACCAGATCAAGGTTTCCAAATCTTAAACTCACCATCAATTCCATTGGCATCTATTGAGATACCAAGAGCATTACGTAGTGCTGCTACTGCTGCTGCAAAAACTGATGGAAAGAAAAAATAA
- the mreC gene encoding rod shape-determining protein MreC, with product MRSIIFLISRFHTLLIFLALEIFSLVIVVRSNHYQEIKYVNTSNSIAGFVLNITSNVTNFIYATKNNKKLMEENVKLKNQLKYQYTYDSSDSSLPKQSETYFFQYIPAKVINNSIDNSVNYITLNKGKKDGIKNGYGVISSNGVVGFVTNVTDNYALVLSVISTKTRIGVRHQKTNAIGSLFWDGGNPFTLNVDNFSKTLPIKKGDTIVTAGFSSIFPPNLPVAIVKSVEPNPVSSFYICDVKLTNSISTLTDVYIVINKEKDELDLLNSVNINE from the coding sequence ATGCGAAGCATAATATTTCTTATTTCTCGATTCCATACACTGTTAATATTTTTAGCATTAGAAATATTTTCACTGGTAATTGTAGTTAGGTCTAACCATTACCAAGAAATAAAATATGTGAATACATCAAATTCAATTGCAGGATTTGTACTCAACATTACCAGCAATGTAACAAATTTTATATATGCTACTAAAAACAATAAGAAATTGATGGAAGAAAATGTAAAATTAAAAAATCAGTTAAAATATCAATATACTTATGATTCATCTGACAGTAGTTTACCTAAACAGTCAGAAACATATTTCTTTCAATACATTCCAGCTAAGGTTATTAATAATTCTATTGACAATAGCGTAAATTATATAACTTTAAACAAAGGAAAAAAAGATGGCATAAAGAATGGTTATGGTGTAATTAGTAGTAATGGTGTGGTTGGCTTTGTTACCAATGTAACTGATAACTATGCATTAGTTTTATCTGTAATCAGCACAAAGACAAGAATTGGTGTAAGACATCAGAAAACAAATGCTATTGGTAGTTTATTTTGGGATGGTGGCAATCCATTCACATTAAATGTAGACAACTTCAGTAAAACATTGCCTATAAAAAAAGGTGACACTATTGTAACAGCAGGATTTTCTTCTATATTTCCTCCAAATTTGCCAGTTGCCATTGTAAAAAGTGTAGAACCAAATCCAGTTTCTAGCTTTTACATTTGTGATGTAAAACTGACCAATTCAATATCTACACTTACAGATGTATATATTGTAATTAACAAAGAAAAAGATGAATTAGACTTATTAAACAGTGTAAACATAAATGAATAA